From a single Brassica rapa cultivar Chiifu-401-42 chromosome A01, CAAS_Brap_v3.01, whole genome shotgun sequence genomic region:
- the LOC103860734 gene encoding protein DETOXIFICATION 49, producing the protein MAAPLILKYHKDHQQDPNPNPTRLSSSIQEAKSIAKISLPIILTGLLLYSRSMISMLFLGRLNDLPALSGGSLALGFANITGYSLLSGLSTGMEPICVQAFGAKRFKLLGLALQRTILLLLLCSLPVSILWLNIKNILLFFGQDQEISDKAEIFILFSLPDLFLQSFLHPLRIYLRSQSITLPLTYSAFFAVLLHIPINYLLVSSFGLGLKGVALGAIWSNVNLLGFLIIYIVFSGVYEKTWGGFSMDCFKGWRSLLTLAIPSCVSVCLEWWWYEIMILLCGLLLHPQATVASMGILIQTTALIYIFPSSLSFSVSTRVGNELGANQPDKARIAARTGLFLSLGLGFFAMFFAFMVRNCWARLFTDEEEILKLTSTVLPIIGLCELGNCPQTTMCGVLRGSARPKLGANINLCCFYFVGMPVAIWLSFFGGFDFKGLWLGLFAAQGSCLVSMLVVLAKTDWEAEVHRAKELMSSSCDGDGEYDDDDSGSNTMPLLLDIEECGNNKHLNVV; encoded by the coding sequence ATGGCTGCTCCTTTGATCCTCAAGTACCATAAAGATCACCAACAAGATCCaaacccgaacccgacccgccTCTCCTCTTCGATCCAAGAAGCCAAATCAATCGCCAAAATATCCCTCCCAATAATCTTAACCGGTTTACTCCTCTACTCTCGCTCAATGATCTCAATGCTTTTCCTCGGCCGTCTCAACGATCTCCCTGCTCTCTCCGGCGGCTCACTCGCCCTCGGCTTCGCCAACATCACCGGCTATTCTCTCCTGTCCGGTCTCTCCACCGGTATGGAACCCATCTGCGTTCAAGCCTTTGGCGCCAAAAGATTCAAACTCTTAGGCCTCGCTTTGCAAAGAACCATACTGTTGCTCCTCCTCTGTTCCCTTCCCGTCTCCATCCTCTGGCTCAACATCAAGAATATCCTTTTATTCTTCGGACAAGACCAAGAAATCTCGGACAAAGCAGAGATATTTATCCTCTTCTCTCTCCCTGATCTGTTTCTCCAATCATTCTTGCATCCTCTCCGTATCTACCTCCGATCTCAATCCATCACTCTTCCTCTTACATACTCTGCCTTCTTCGCTGTACTCCTCCACATTCCGATCAACTACCTTCTCGTTTCTTCCTTCGGTCTCGGCCTTAAAGGAGTTGCATTAGGAGCAATCTGGAGTAATGTTAACCTACTAGGGTTTCTGATCATCTACATCGTGTTTTCGGGTGTTTACGAGAAGACTTGGGGAGGCTTCTCAATGGATTGCTTTAAAGGGTGGAGATCTTTACTAACGTTAGCAATCCCTAGCTGCGTCTCGGTTTGTCTAGAATGGTGGTGGTACGAAATAATGATTCTTCTTTGTGGACTGTTACTTCACCCGCAAGCAACCGTCGCGTCTATGGGAATCTTGATCCAGACCACCGCTTTGATCTACATTTTCCCTTCATCTCTCAGTTTCAGTGTCTCAACACGCGTCGGGAACGAGCTAGGCGCGAACCAGCCTGATAAAGCAAGGATAGCCGCGAGGACCGGTCTCTTTTTAAGCCTAGGTTTAGGGTTTTTCGCCATGTTTTTCGCTTTTATGGTGAGGAATTGTTGGGCTAGATTGTTCACTGATGAGGAAGAGATTTTGAAGTTGACTTCCACGGTCTTACCGATCATAGGGCTATGCGAGCTAGGGAACTGTCCTCAGACAACAATGTGTGGTGTTTTGAGAGGAAGTGCTAGACCTAAATTAGGAGCAAACATTAACTTGTGTTGTTTCTACTTTGTGGGGATGCCTGTGGCTATATGGTTAAGTTTCTTTGGTGGGTTTGACTTCAAGGGACTGTGGCTTGGTCTCTTTGCAGCTCAAGGCTCGTGCCTTGTTTCGATGTTGGTCGTGTTGGCTAAGACTGATTGGGAAGCTGAGGTTCATAGGGCAAAAGAACTCATGAGTAGTTCATGTGATGGCGATGGTGAATATGATGATGACGATAGCGGAAGTAATACGATGCCTCTTCTGTTGGATATAGAAGAATGTGGGAACAACAAGCATTTGAATGTGGTCTAA